The genomic interval CTGGTAAGCAGTGGAGTTATAAAAGACCTGAGAAATATTTACGAAAACATAGAAGGACAGTGTAAAACGTGCGAATATAATAAAGAATGTTACGGTTGCAGGGGAAACGCTTACCAAATGACGGGAAATCATTTGGCTTCAGATTCCACATGTTGGCATTGTGAAAAAAACCCCAAATGAAAATTTTGCTTATCTCTGTTAATAACGAGATGAAACCGTACCCCGTGGCGCCATTAGGCATCGCATATATTGCAACTATTTTAAAAAATAAAGGGCATAGCGTATACGTTCTTGATCTTTGTTTTGCCGAAGATGATTACGTGGCGATAGAAGAATCGCTGAGAAAATTTTCTCCGGATCTCCTAGGTCTATCCATCAGAAACATAGATAATTTAACCTTTAGAAAAAGTGTTTACTATCTTCCGCGGGTTAAGGAAATAGTTCGGCTTATCAAGCGCCTTACATCGGCTCAAATAATTGTTGGAGGATCGGGTTTTTCCCTTTTCCCGGAAGAAGTTTTGAGGTATTTGCAACTTGAAATGGGTATTGTTGGCGAGGGAGAAATATCTCTTCCGCAATATATAGACGTCATTATCCATGGTGGTGAAATTAACGATATACCTAACCTCTGTTATATAAAAGATGGGAAATACACCCGTAACAATACCCTCTGTAGTGTTGAACCTTTTACACCAAAACGGGATTTGCTAAACAATAACAAATATATGGAACTGGGCGGTATGGCCAATATTCAATCAAAAAGGGGTTGCCCGTTTCACTGTACCTATTGCACATATCCAAGTCTGAATGGCAATACGGTAAGGTTGAGAGAACCATTGGAAATTGTTGATGAGATTAAGGAGTTAAATTCCGAAT from Candidatus Kuenenia stuttgartiensis carries:
- a CDS encoding lipid biosynthesis B12-binding/radical SAM protein — encoded protein: MKILLISVNNEMKPYPVAPLGIAYIATILKNKGHSVYVLDLCFAEDDYVAIEESLRKFSPDLLGLSIRNIDNLTFRKSVYYLPRVKEIVRLIKRLTSAQIIVGGSGFSLFPEEVLRYLQLEMGIVGEGEISLPQYIDVIIHGGEINDIPNLCYIKDGKYTRNNTLCSVEPFTPKRDLLNNNKYMELGGMANIQSKRGCPFHCTYCTYPSLNGNTVRLREPLEIVDEIKELNSEYGVDYVFFVDDIFNCPEKHTVALCEEIIRHELKIDWACFATPKGMTKELALLMSDAGCKGIEFGTDAGSRKTLKAIGKSFTIEDIAFATECCNSINLPNAHYIIVGGPDEDDSTLSETFSLFNKIEPTAVIVFVGIRIYPNTLLYYKAIEDKIIEKDQNILEPVFYISPKIDRDVLLQKIYDYAQQSHNWIVPGLDIRCDTDMLTVMRKIGKRGPLWDMI